The Kosakonia sacchari SP1 genome includes a window with the following:
- the fadB gene encoding fatty acid oxidation complex subunit alpha FadB, with amino-acid sequence MLYKGNNLYLDWLEDGIAELVFDAPGSVNKLDTATVASLGEALGVLEKQSDLKGLLLRSEKAAFIVGADITEFLSLFLVPEEQLSQWLHFANSVFNRLEDLPVPTISAVNGYALGGGCECVLATDYRLATPDLRIGLPETKLGIMPGFGGSVRMPRLLGADSALEIIAAGKDVGAEQALKIGLVDGIVKPEKLRDGAVAILRQAINGDLDWKAKRQPKLEPLKLSKIEAAMSFTIAKGMVMQTAGKHYPAPITAVKTIEAAARLGREEALKLENQSFVPLAHTNEARALVGIFLNDQYVKGKAKKLTKDIETPKHAAVLGAGIMGGGIAYQSAWKGVPVLMKDINEKSLALGINEAGKLLNKQLERGKIDGLKLANVIATIQPTLEYAGFERVDVVVEAVVENPKVKKAVLAETEDKVRPDTVLASNTSTIPISELASVLKRPENFCGMHFFNPVHRMPLVEVIRGEKTSDDTIAKVVAWASKMGKTPIVVNDCPGFFVNRVLFPYFAGFSQLLRDGADFRKVDKVMEKQFGWPMGPAYLLDVVGIDTAHHAQAVMAAGFPQRMQKDYRDAIDALFDANRFGQKNGLGFWRYKEDSKGKPKKEEDSAVDGMLAEISKGKTDFSDDEIIARMMIPMVNEVVRCLEEGIIASPAEADMALVYGLGFPPFHGGAFRWLDTLGSAKYLDMAQHYQHLGPLYEVPAGLREKARHNEPYYPAVEPARPVGDLKTA; translated from the coding sequence ATGCTCTACAAAGGCAACAACCTGTACCTCGACTGGCTGGAAGATGGCATCGCCGAATTGGTGTTCGATGCGCCTGGCTCAGTTAACAAGCTTGATACCGCTACCGTCGCCAGCCTTGGCGAAGCGTTGGGCGTGCTGGAAAAGCAATCAGATTTAAAAGGGCTGCTGCTGCGCTCGGAAAAAGCGGCCTTTATTGTCGGTGCCGACATCACCGAATTCCTCTCCCTGTTCCTGGTCCCGGAAGAACAGTTGAGCCAATGGCTGCACTTTGCTAACAGCGTCTTTAACCGTCTGGAAGATCTGCCTGTCCCGACGATCTCCGCCGTGAATGGCTATGCCCTCGGTGGCGGCTGCGAATGTGTCCTGGCAACAGACTACCGCTTAGCCACACCGGATCTGCGCATTGGCCTGCCGGAAACCAAACTCGGCATAATGCCAGGCTTTGGCGGTTCGGTGCGCATGCCGCGTCTGTTGGGCGCCGATAGTGCACTGGAGATCATCGCCGCCGGGAAAGATGTTGGCGCGGAACAAGCACTGAAAATCGGCCTGGTCGATGGCATCGTCAAACCGGAGAAACTGCGTGATGGTGCGGTGGCGATTCTGCGTCAGGCGATTAACGGCGATCTCGACTGGAAAGCCAAACGCCAGCCGAAGCTGGAGCCCTTGAAGCTGAGTAAAATTGAAGCCGCCATGAGCTTTACCATCGCCAAAGGCATGGTGATGCAAACCGCCGGAAAACATTACCCGGCACCGATCACTGCGGTTAAAACCATTGAAGCCGCCGCCAGATTGGGCCGCGAGGAAGCGTTGAAGCTGGAAAACCAGAGCTTTGTTCCACTCGCGCATACCAATGAAGCCCGCGCGCTGGTCGGCATTTTCCTCAATGATCAGTATGTGAAAGGCAAGGCGAAGAAACTCACCAAAGATATTGAAACGCCAAAACATGCGGCTGTGCTGGGCGCTGGCATTATGGGCGGCGGTATCGCTTACCAGTCGGCCTGGAAAGGCGTGCCGGTATTAATGAAAGATATCAATGAGAAATCCCTCGCGCTTGGCATTAATGAAGCGGGCAAGTTGCTGAATAAGCAGCTTGAACGCGGCAAGATCGATGGCCTGAAGCTGGCGAACGTGATTGCCACTATTCAGCCAACACTGGAATACGCTGGTTTTGAGCGTGTCGATGTGGTGGTTGAAGCGGTGGTAGAAAACCCGAAAGTGAAAAAAGCGGTGCTGGCGGAAACAGAAGACAAGGTTCGACCGGATACCGTTTTGGCCTCCAACACCTCCACCATTCCCATCAGCGAACTGGCAAGCGTGCTGAAGCGCCCGGAAAATTTCTGCGGCATGCACTTCTTCAACCCGGTGCACCGTATGCCGCTGGTTGAGGTTATTCGCGGCGAGAAAACCTCTGACGACACCATCGCGAAAGTGGTGGCCTGGGCGAGCAAAATGGGCAAAACGCCGATTGTGGTCAATGACTGCCCCGGCTTCTTTGTAAACCGCGTGCTGTTCCCCTATTTCGCCGGTTTTAGCCAGTTACTGCGCGACGGCGCGGATTTCCGCAAAGTCGACAAAGTGATGGAAAAACAGTTTGGCTGGCCGATGGGCCCGGCTTATCTGCTCGATGTCGTCGGCATTGACACCGCGCATCACGCGCAGGCAGTGATGGCGGCTGGATTCCCGCAGCGGATGCAGAAAGATTATCGCGATGCGATTGACGCCCTGTTTGATGCAAATCGCTTTGGGCAGAAAAACGGCCTCGGTTTCTGGCGCTATAAAGAAGACAGCAAAGGCAAACCGAAGAAAGAAGAAGACAGCGCCGTGGACGGCATGCTGGCGGAAATCAGCAAAGGCAAAACCGACTTCAGCGATGATGAAATTATCGCCCGCATGATGATCCCAATGGTCAACGAAGTGGTGCGCTGCCTTGAAGAAGGCATTATCGCCAGCCCCGCAGAAGCAGATATGGCGCTGGTTTACGGCCTGGGCTTCCCTCCGTTCCACGGTGGTGCGTTCCGCTGGCTGGATACGCTCGGCAGCGCGAAATACCTCGATATGGCGCAGCATTATCAGCACCTTGGCCCGCTGTATGAAGTGCCAGCTGGATTGCGTGAAAAAGCGCGTCACAACGAACCTTACTATCCTGCGGTTGAACCTGCGCGCCCGGTGGGCGATTTGAAAACGGCTTAA
- the fre gene encoding NAD(P)H-flavin reductase — protein MTTLSCKVTSVEAITDTVYRVRLVPEAAFSFRAGQYLMVVMDERDKRPFSMASTPDQHDFIELHIGASELNLYAMAVMDRILKDREIVIDIPHGEAWLRDDEERPMVLIAGGTGFSYVRSILLTSLAQNPNRDITIYWGGREEKHLYDLSELEALSVDHPNLRVVPVVEQPEAGWRGRSGTVLAAVLQDFGSLAEHDIYIAGRFEMAKIARDLFCNERGAREDRLFGDAFAFI, from the coding sequence ATGACAACCTTAAGCTGTAAAGTGACCTCGGTAGAGGCCATCACTGATACCGTATATCGTGTCCGTTTAGTGCCGGAGGCGGCTTTTTCGTTCCGCGCGGGCCAGTATCTGATGGTGGTGATGGATGAGCGAGACAAGCGCCCGTTCTCTATGGCTTCTACGCCGGATCAGCATGATTTTATCGAACTGCATATTGGCGCGTCTGAGCTGAATCTCTACGCGATGGCGGTGATGGATCGCATTCTGAAAGACCGGGAAATCGTTATCGATATTCCGCACGGCGAGGCCTGGCTGCGTGACGATGAAGAACGTCCGATGGTGCTGATTGCCGGTGGTACCGGCTTCTCCTATGTCCGCTCTATTTTGCTGACCTCTCTGGCGCAAAACCCGAATCGTGACATCACCATTTACTGGGGGGGGCGCGAAGAGAAACATCTCTACGATTTAAGCGAGCTGGAAGCGTTGTCAGTGGATCATCCGAATCTGCGTGTTGTGCCTGTCGTTGAGCAGCCGGAAGCGGGCTGGCGCGGTCGCTCAGGCACAGTGCTGGCTGCGGTGTTGCAGGATTTCGGTTCGCTGGCCGAGCACGATATCTATATTGCTGGCCGCTTCGAGATGGCGAAAATTGCCCGCGATCTGTTCTGTAATGAGCGCGGTGCGCGTGAAGATCGCCTGTTTGGCGATGCCTTTGCGTTTATCTAA
- the fadA gene encoding acetyl-CoA C-acyltransferase FadA: MEHVVIVDAIRTPMGRSKGGAFRNVRAEDLSAHLMRSLLARNPALDASAIDDIYWGCVQQTLEQGFNIARNAALLAEIPHSVSAVTVNRLCGSSMQALHDAARMIMTGDAQVCMVGGVEHMGHVPMSHGVDFHPGMSRNVAKAAGMMGLTAEMLSRMHGISREMQDAFAARSHARAWAATQSGAFKNELIPTGGHDADGVLKQFTYDEVIRPETTVEALSTLRPAFDPVSGTVTAGTSSALSDGASAMLVMSESRARELGLKPRARIRSMAVVGCDPSIMGYGPVPASQLALKKAGLTASNIDLFEMNEAFAAQILPCIKDLGLMEQIDEKINLNGGAIALGHPLGCSGTRISTTLLNLMERKDAQFGLATMCIGLGQGIATVFERV; encoded by the coding sequence ATGGAACACGTTGTCATTGTCGATGCGATTCGCACCCCGATGGGCCGTTCAAAAGGCGGCGCATTTCGCAATGTGCGGGCGGAAGATCTTTCTGCTCATCTGATGCGTAGCCTACTGGCGCGTAACCCGGCGCTGGATGCAAGCGCTATCGACGACATTTACTGGGGTTGTGTGCAGCAGACGCTGGAGCAGGGCTTTAACATTGCCCGTAACGCCGCGCTGCTGGCTGAGATCCCACATTCTGTATCCGCCGTAACGGTTAACCGCCTGTGCGGTTCCTCAATGCAGGCGTTGCACGATGCCGCACGCATGATCATGACCGGCGATGCGCAGGTCTGTATGGTCGGCGGCGTAGAACATATGGGCCACGTACCGATGAGTCACGGCGTGGATTTCCATCCGGGCATGAGCCGTAACGTCGCAAAAGCGGCGGGAATGATGGGGCTGACCGCTGAAATGTTATCGCGCATGCACGGCATCAGCCGTGAAATGCAGGATGCCTTTGCCGCTCGCTCCCATGCTCGCGCCTGGGCCGCGACGCAATCCGGTGCGTTTAAAAATGAGTTAATCCCCACCGGCGGCCACGATGCGGACGGCGTACTGAAACAGTTTACCTATGACGAAGTGATCCGCCCGGAAACCACGGTCGAAGCACTGTCAACGTTGCGCCCGGCCTTTGATCCGGTAAGCGGCACCGTTACCGCTGGCACCTCTTCGGCGCTGTCAGACGGCGCATCGGCAATGCTGGTGATGAGCGAGAGCCGCGCCCGTGAGCTGGGTCTGAAGCCGCGCGCGCGCATTCGTTCGATGGCGGTTGTCGGCTGTGATCCGTCGATCATGGGTTATGGTCCGGTTCCGGCCTCTCAACTGGCGCTGAAAAAAGCCGGATTGACCGCCAGCAATATCGACCTGTTTGAGATGAATGAAGCGTTTGCCGCGCAGATCCTGCCGTGTATTAAAGATCTGGGGCTGATGGAGCAGATCGACGAGAAGATCAACCTCAACGGCGGCGCGATTGCGCTTGGTCACCCGCTGGGCTGCTCCGGAACACGTATCAGCACCACGCTGCTGAACCTGATGGAACGCAAAGACGCGCAATTTGGTCTGGCGACCATGTGCATCGGGTTAGGTCAGGGGATCGCTACAGTGTTTGAACGCGTGTAG